DNA from Agathobaculum sp. NTUH-O15-33:
GGGCGCTCCGTGCGGGCGCCCCTGCTTTTTGAGATGAAAAAAAGTGATTTTTATTACGACCTGCCCGAGCGTCTGATCGCGCAGCATCCGCTGGCTGAACGGGACTCCTCGCGCCTGTTGGTGCTAGACCGGCGGGATGGCTCGGTGCAGCACCGGCATTTTAGGGAGCTTTTGGAATATGTGCGGCCGGGCGATTGCATGGTCTTTAACAATTCCCGCGTCATTCCGGCGCGGTTGATGGGGCACGCGGTCGGCCATACAACACCGATCGAAGTCCTGCTTTTGAATGACCGTGGGGAATGCCTTTGGGAATGCCTGACGCGCCCGGGCAGAAAAACGCGCGAGGGCGTCGAACTCACCTTTGGCGACGGCCTGCTCACCGCGACGGTAGAGAGCATCAATCCCAAAGACGGCAACCGCATGATCCGCTTTCACTACGAGGGCATTTTTCTGGAACTGCTAGATAAGCTTGGAACCATGCCGCTGCCGCCCTATATCCGTGAAAAGCTGGACGACCCCGAGCGCTACCAGACGGTCTACTCCAAGACGCCCGGCTCGGCCGCCGCGCCGACGGCGGGCCTGCATTTCACCGAAGAACTGCTTCAACTGCTGCGCGACAAGGGGGTAAAGCTCGCCTTTGTAACGCTGCACGTCGGTCTTGGCACGTTCCGCCCGGTCAAGGAAGAAGAGATCACCGACCATGTGATGCATTCCGAATTTTATATTATGGATGAGGACACCGCCCGTCTGATTAATGAAACAAGGGACGCGGGTGGAAGCGTTTGGGCGGTCGGCACCACGGCCTGCCGCACGATGGAGACCATCGCGGACGAGACCGGCCATGTGCGGGCTCAATCAGGTTGGACAGATATTTTTATCTATCCCGGCTACCGGTTTAAATCCATCGATCATCTGGTCACCAACTTCCATCTGCCCGAAAGCACGCTGATGATGCTAATCTCGGCCTTCGCGTCCCGCGAGATGGTGATGGAGGCTTACCGTCAGGCGGTCGAGGCCGAATACCGCTTTTTCTCGTTCGGCGATTCCATGCTGATATTATAAACCCCATAGGTGTGTGATTCGGCGTAATATGCGAAGATCGGCGATTATCTGGTGTGAGGATGACAAAGAGCGTCCACACGTATATCAAGAGCTAAAAACAGGAGAGAAAAATAATGAGCGGACAAAACAGGTCTGATGTGAAGGTCGGAGCGACAGTCAAGGTTATCCTGAAAGCAGACCAACGTACCGGCAAGTTGACAGAAGGTATTGTGGCGCGGATACTGACAAAGAGTAGCTGCCATCCTCACGGCATTAAAGTGATGCTTGCGGATGGGCAAGTCGGCCGGGTACAGGAAATCGTCGGATAGATGTTGGCAAATGTGTTATGAAGGAACCTTTAATAGCAAAGACAAATGACATGATTGTAGCTAGAATATGGAAACGATGAACGTTGAATAAGGAAATATTCAGTCAAATGATTGCATTATCAATACAATCAAGCAGATAATTTTGAGGATAGGGTTACTGTCATATGAATTTGAAAGAAATCATGGTGCTTGTAGATGGACAAGATAAAACACATGAAATCCGCGTAATTCAACATGATGCAAAAAGCAATAAAATGCTAATCAGTTATTTCAAAGGGGAAAAAGTGTATCCTTATTCTTGCAGCCGTGTTCAAAAGCTCGAGAATCCCAAGGTTATTGAATTAAACGAATGCGTTGCTTTTGTCGACGGTATGCCGGTTTTTGAACCGCAGGCTATCCTTAACTTTGGGGCGCGGATTCGGATAATTGGATACCGCGGCATAGCGGAAACCGTACTTCCGAGCGCGTTTTGTTTAGTAGAAAACAGTGCTTGCAATAACGATGCAGCGAGTATTTTAAACTACTTGAAAGATATCTCTCAGTACACGTCAAAAGCGAAAGAAGAAAACGCATTTCTAAAGCGTGAAATGGATAAGCTTACTTTCGTTCATCCTGAAAGCGTTTTAAGCTGTTATTTGAATCGGTTGCCGATTCAGGAAAGAACTCCTGAAATGGACGGCGTTATATTCCCGTTTCGGTTTAATTTGAGTCAAAAGAAGGCCTTGGAGAATGCCCTCGCACATTCCGTTTCTGTAATCGAAGGACCTCCCGGCACAGGCAAAACGCAGACAATTTTGAATATTATTGCTAACCTCATAGCTGTTCAGAAAAAAAGTGTCGGTGTCGTATCAAATAACAATGAAGCGGTCAAAAACGTCATTGAAAAGCTTTCAAAAGGTGGATACGGGTTCTTGACCGCTATGCTTGGAAAGAGTGAGAATCAGGACGCTTTTTTTGCAGATATGCCAGCTGCACAGGTAAAAGAATGGGATTGCAAAGAAGAGAAGAAAGCATTGATGGAGCAGCTTGCATCTATGAATGTGAAATTAGATCATTTACTGCAAGCAGACCGAAAGAGAGCCCAGCTCAAGCAGGAATTATTGGGCTGGAGACTTGAACAGGAACACTTTGAGATTTACTATGATCGGCAGGCTGTTGAGGAAATCGCAAAACTACCGCTTCTAAAGGCGAATCCAGATCAGATAATTTCATTTCTGGCGGAAACGACTCTGGCGCAAGAGCGTCAGCAATCAGATAAAATATTCTATAAGTTAAAGCTGCTGATTAAGTATGGTATTTGGAATCAAAAAGTGTTGCGGCAGCATGAGACGTCAGTTTTGCTAGGATTGCAGAAAGCGTTTTATAAAAAGCAAATAAGTAAATTGGAAAAAGAAATTATCGATTATAATCATCAGCTGGAAGGAGCCTGCTTTGAAGATTTGCTAAAGGATCATCAGCAGCTTTCAGAGAAATTCTTTCGCAAATGCCTCAATGAGAGTCATGGAAAGATGGCGCCGCCCAACTTTTCGAAAAAGAATTTTAAATTTCGCTTTCAGGAATTTATTAAAACTTTCCCCGTCATTCTTAGCACGACACATGCCCTGCGGTTATCGATTCCGCAAAACTACCTTTTAGATTATGTGATCATAGATGAAGCATCTCAAGTCGATTTAATTACAGGTGTATTGGCCCTTTCCTGTTGCCGGAATGTCATCATTGTAGGCGACAC
Protein-coding regions in this window:
- the queA gene encoding tRNA preQ1(34) S-adenosylmethionine ribosyltransferase-isomerase QueA — its product is MKKSDFYYDLPERLIAQHPLAERDSSRLLVLDRRDGSVQHRHFRELLEYVRPGDCMVFNNSRVIPARLMGHAVGHTTPIEVLLLNDRGECLWECLTRPGRKTREGVELTFGDGLLTATVESINPKDGNRMIRFHYEGIFLELLDKLGTMPLPPYIREKLDDPERYQTVYSKTPGSAAAPTAGLHFTEELLQLLRDKGVKLAFVTLHVGLGTFRPVKEEEITDHVMHSEFYIMDEDTARLINETRDAGGSVWAVGTTACRTMETIADETGHVRAQSGWTDIFIYPGYRFKSIDHLVTNFHLPESTLMMLISAFASREMVMEAYRQAVEAEYRFFSFGDSMLIL
- a CDS encoding YwbE family protein, giving the protein MSGQNRSDVKVGATVKVILKADQRTGKLTEGIVARILTKSSCHPHGIKVMLADGQVGRVQEIVG
- a CDS encoding AAA domain-containing protein; translation: MNLKEIMVLVDGQDKTHEIRVIQHDAKSNKMLISYFKGEKVYPYSCSRVQKLENPKVIELNECVAFVDGMPVFEPQAILNFGARIRIIGYRGIAETVLPSAFCLVENSACNNDAASILNYLKDISQYTSKAKEENAFLKREMDKLTFVHPESVLSCYLNRLPIQERTPEMDGVIFPFRFNLSQKKALENALAHSVSVIEGPPGTGKTQTILNIIANLIAVQKKSVGVVSNNNEAVKNVIEKLSKGGYGFLTAMLGKSENQDAFFADMPAAQVKEWDCKEEKKALMEQLASMNVKLDHLLQADRKRAQLKQELLGWRLEQEHFEIYYDRQAVEEIAKLPLLKANPDQIISFLAETTLAQERQQSDKIFYKLKLLIKYGIWNQKVLRQHETSVLLGLQKAFYKKQISKLEKEIIDYNHQLEGACFEDLLKDHQQLSEKFFRKCLNESHGKMAPPNFSKKNFKFRFQEFIKTFPVILSTTHALRLSIPQNYLLDYVIIDEASQVDLITGVLALSCCRNVIIVGDTKQLPQITNDKIKTKLKTEAATPIYDYFAHSILSSAINLYGDQLPREILREHYRCHPRIIEFCNQKYYDGELIPFTETSLSEHPLVLYRTVEGNHMRQVTQGNQKGIYNQRELDVIIQEVLTAPEFAMDQGSIGIVTPYRKQADEAGRIISGGVQSDTVHKYQGREKDTMIMSTVLSGTRGEYSLNFVDDPQMINVAVSRAIRQFILVTDHDLFYKKGKDIGDLIRYIQYSTLDENVIESQVVSIFDLLYQKYSSKLLRLKAKMKSSAPYQSEEALRVLLEDILSKEEFHRFSYTQQVLLRNLLHDTGLLTPDELRYVNNRASLDFVVFYKQDKTCVLVIEVDGFAFHENKPDQLIRDELKDNILKKYGIRVLRLPTNGSGEDEKIRNALRDCIA